The Pseudomonas putida nucleotide sequence AGTGGGAGCCTACTTTGTTAGGTGACTGCGTACCTTTTGTATAATGGGTCAGCGACTTATATTCAGTGGCGAGCTTAACCGAATAGGGGAGGCGTAGCGAAAGCGAGTCTTAATAGGGCGTTTAGTCGCTGGGTATAGACCCGAAACCGGGCGATCTATCCATGGGCAGGTTGAAGGTTAGGTAACACTGACTGGAGGACCGAACCGACTACCGTTGAAAAGTTAGCGGATGACCTGTGGATCGGAGTGAAAGGCTAATCAAGCTCGGAGATAGCTGGTTCTCCTCGAAAGCTATTTAGGTAGCGCCTCATGTATCACTGTAGGGGGTAGAGCACTGTTTCGGCTAGGGGGTCATCCCGACTTACCAAACCGATGCAAACTCCGAATACCTACAAGTGCCGAGCATGGGAGACACACGGCGGGTGCTAACGTCCGTCGTGAAAAGGGAAACAACCCAGACCGTCAGCTAAGGTCCCAAAGTCATGGTTAAGTGGGAAACGATGTGGGAAGGCTTAGACAGCTAGGAGGTTGGCTTAGAAGCAGCCATCCTTTAAAGAAAGCGTAATAGCTCACTAGTCGAGTCGGCCTGCGCGGAAGATGTAACGGGGCTCAAACCATGCACCGAAGCTACGGGTGTCATCTTTGATGACGCGGTAGAGGAGCGTTCTGTAAGCCTGTGAAGGTGAGTTGAGAAGCTTGCTGGAGGTATCAGAAGTGCGAATGCTGACATGAGTAACGACAATGCGAGTGAAAAACTCGCACGCCGAAAGACCAAGGTTTCCTGCGCAACGTTAATCGACGCAGGGTTAGTCGGTCCCTAAGGCGAGGCTGAAAAGCGTAGTCGATGGAAAACAGGTTAATATTCCTGTACTTCCAGTTATTGCGATGGAGGGACGGAGAAGGCTAGGCCAGCTTGGCGTTGGTTGTCCAAGTTTAAGGTGGTAGGCTGAAATCTTAGGCAAATCCGGGATTTCAAGGCCGAGAGCTGATGACGAGTTGCCATTAGGCGACGAAGTGGTTGATGCCATGCTTCCAAGAAAAGCTCCTAAGCTTCAGATAACTGGGAACCGTACCCCAAACCGACACAGGTGGTTAGGTAGAGAATACCAAGGCGCTTGAGAGAACTCGGGTGAAGGAACTAGGCAAAATGGCACCGTAACTTCGGGAGAAGGTGCGCCGGCGAGGGTGAAGGACTTGCTCCGTAAGCCCATGCCGGTCGAAGATACCAGGCCGCTGCGACTGTTTATTAAAAACACAGCACTCTGCAAACACGAAAGTGGACGTATAGGGTGTGACGCCTGCCCGGTGCCGGAAGGTTAATTGATGGGGTTAGCGCAAGCGAAGCTCTTGATCGAAGCCCCGGTAAACGGCGGCCGTAACTATAACGGTCCTAAGGTAGCGAAATTCCTTGTCGGGTAAGTTCCGACCTGCACGAATGGCGTAACGATGGCGGCGCTGTCTCCACCCGAGACTCAGTGAAATTGAAATCGCTGTGAAGATGCAGTGTATCCGCGGCTAGACGGAAAGACCCCGTGAACCTTTACTATAGCTTTGCACTGGACTTTGAATTTGCTTGTGTAGGATAGGTGGGAGGCTTTGAAGTGGGGACGCCAGTTCTCATGGAGCCATCCTTGAAATACCACCCTGGCAACTTTGAGGTTCTAACTCAGGTCCGTTATCCGGATCGAGGACAGTGTATGGTGGGTAGTTTGACTGGGGCGGTCTCCTCCCAAAGAGTAACGGAGGAGTACGAAGGTGCGCTCAGACCGGTCGGAAATCGGTCGTAGAGTATAAAGGCAAAAGCGCGCTTGACTGCGAGACAAACACGTCGAGCAGGTACGAAAGTAGGTCTTAGTGATCCGGTGGTTCTGTATGGAAGGGCCATCGCTCAACGGATAAAAGGTACTCCGGGGATAACAGGCTGATACCGCCCAAGAGTTCATATCGACGGCGGTGTTTGGCACCTCGATGTCGGCTCATCACATCCTGGGGCTGAAGCCGGTCCCAAGGGTATGGCTGTTCGCCATTTAAAGTGGTACGCGAGCTGGGTTTAGAACGTCGTGAGACAGTTCGGTCCCTATCTGCCGTGGACGTTTGAGATTTGAGAGGGGCTGCTCCTAGTACGAGAGGACCGGAGTGGACGAACCTCTGGTGTTCCGGTTGTCACGCCAGTGGCATTGCCGGGTAGCTATGTTCGGAAGAGATAACCGCTGAAAGCATCTAAGCGGGAAACTTGCCTCAAGATGAGATCTCACTGGGATCTTGAATCCCCTAAAGGGCCGTCGAAGACTACGACGTTGATAGGTTGGGTGTGTAAGCGCTGTGAGGCGTTGAGCTAACCAATACTAATTGCCCGTGAGGCTTGACCATATAACACCCAAGCAATTTGCTCATGCAGATTGCGGTGGTGAAGACGAAAGAACCGAAGATTCGCTTTTCACAAGAGCAGCACAAATTCACATATCCGAATTCGCTGGGCTGTCCATCTGGACATTCTGGCTACAGAATTTCTTGACGACCATAGAGCATTGGAACCACCTGATCCCATCCCGAACTCAGTAGTGAAACGATGCATCGCCGATGGTAGTGTGGGGTTTCCCCATGTGAGAGTAGGTCATCGTCAAGATTCATTTCGCAAAACCCCTATCTGCGCATGCAGGTAGGGGTTTTGTCTTTTCGACCCTCTGCCCTCCCGTCATGCGGCGCTTTGGCGCTGCAGCCAAATGTCTTTTGTCTGTATCCTCCTATCTGCTCCGTTTGTACGGTGCGACAATATTTCTCGCAAATTAACGTGACTTGTTTGCGCTTAAGCTGCGTCAAGACTTAAGTTCGGGGCAATCCTGGCCCCCGAGCCGAGCGATGCCAGCGTACCGTGCTGCGCATTTCTGGACTTTCACTGTCCGATCACTTGAGGTTACAAGCAAGATGGCCAAGGCCGCCGATGTCGTTGTGCAATGCCTGGAAAACGAAGGTGTCGAGTATGTGTTCGGCATTCCTGGTGAGGAAAACCTCGACCTGCTGGAATCCCTGCGCAAGTCGAAGATCAAGCTGGTTCTGACCCGCCACGAGCAGTCCGCGGGCTTCATGGCTGCCACCTACGGCCGCCTGACCGGCAAGACCGGCGTCAGTCTGTCGACCCTGGGCCCTGGCGCAACCAACCTGGTAACTGCCAGTGCGTACGCCTACCTGGGCGGCATGCCGATGATGATGATCACCGGCCAGAAGCCGATCAAGAAGTCCAAGCAGGGCCGCTTCCAGATCATCGACGTGTGCGGCATGATGGACCCCATCACCAAGTACACCCACCAGTTCGCCTCGGCCGACAACATCCCGGCGCGCATGCGCGAAGCGTTCCGCCTGGCTGAAGAAGAAAAGCCGGGTGCAGTGCACCTTGAGCTGCCGGAAGACATCGCCGCCGAGCAGACCGACGCCCTGCCGATCCCACGCAGCCTGCACCGTCGCCCGCTGGCCGAGCACGTGGCCATCGAAGCTGCCGTCGAGAAACTGCAGAAGGCCCGCAGCCCGATCCTGGTGATCGGCGCCGGCGCCAACCGCAAGATGACCGCCAAGGTCCTCAAGCAACTGATCGACAAGACCGGCATCCCGTTCATCACCACCCAGATGGGTAAAGGTGTGGTCGACGAGCGCCACCCGCGCTTCCTCGGCAACGCTGCGCTGTCCTCCGGTGACTTCGTCCACCGCGCCATCGAAGCGGCCGACCTGATCATCAACATCGGCCACGACGTGATCGAGAAGCCACCGTTCTTCATGGTCCGTGGCGGCACCGAAGTCATCCACATCAGCTTCCGCTCCGCCGAAGTCGATGCCGTGTACTTCCCGCAGGTCGAAGTGATCGGCGACATCGCCAACGCCGTGTGGCAGATCAGCGAAGCGCTGAACGACACCGCGCACTGGGACTTCACCCGCCTGATGGCGATCCGTGAAGCCAACGAAGCGCAGATCGCCGAAGGCGCTGACGACAACCGCTTCCCGGTCTACCCGCAGCGTTTGGTCGCCGACATTCGTCGCGCACTGCCGTCCGAAGGCATCGTGGCCCTGGACAACGGCATCTACAAGATCTGGTTCGCCCGTAACTACAAGGCGCACAAGCCTAACACCGTGCTGCTCGACAACGCCCTGGCGACCATGGGTGCCGGCCTGCCATCGGCAATGGCTTCGCACCTGGTGTACCCGGATCGCCCGGTCATCTCGGTGTGCGGCGACGGCGGTTTCATGATGAATAGCCAGGAGCTGGAAACTGCAGTTCGTCTGGGCATGCACATCACCGTGGTGATCCTGCGTGACGACGGCTACGGCATGATCCGCTGGAAGCAGGCCAACATGGGCTTCACCGATTTCGGCCTGGACTACGGCAACCCGGACTTCGTCAAATACGCCGAAGCCTACGGTGCCAATGGCCACCGCGTGGAGAGCGCCGAAGCCTTCCTGCCGCTGCTCGAGCACTGCATCAAGACCCCAGGCGTGCACGTGATCGACTGCCCGGTCGACTACAGTGAGAACGACCGCATCCTCAACAGCGAGCTGCGTGAGCGCGCGCTGGCGGTATAAGGCCTAGCGGCCTATTCGCGGGTGACCCGCTCCTATAGGAGCGCACGGCTTTCCAGCCTTGTGCGATACCAGTGGGAGCGGGTTCACCCGCGAATATTTTGTAAGGTAACTATTCCCTCAAGCTGATTCCCCATGTGCTAGGGTGCACGCAAATCTTCACCCCAGGACACCCGCACATGCTCCCCGCCCTCAGCGAAAAAGAACTCGCCCGCCTCGAAGACCTGCTGATCACCTACGGCAACGACTATTCGGTGCTCAACCTGGCCGAGCTCAACGGCTTTTTCACCGCCCTGGCCAGCTCCCCGGTCGACGTGCTGCCAGAGCAATGGCTGCCCACCGTCGCTGGCGGCAAGGTACCGAAGTTCAAGAAGCCCGCCCATGAGGAGGCCTACACCGCCTTGATGCTGCGCTATGCCTATCAGGTTGCCGAGCAATTGGCAGAGAACCTCGAAGGCTTCGAACCGCTGTTCGAAGAGAGCGAGGCCGAGGAAGGCCCGGCGATCATCATGGAAGAGTGGTGCTTCGGCTACATGCGTGGCACGCAGGTAGCGGCTTGGGGCGAGTTGCCGCCCGAGCAGGATCAGCTGCTCAAGGCGATTTCACTGCATGGGTTGGAAGACAACTTCGAGTTGCTCGATGCCATGAGCTTCGATGAGTTGCAGGCTTGCGTGCCGCATGTGATCGAGGCTGCGCGAGGCCTGTATCGCTATCAGAAGCAGTCGCGGCACTGATCACCCGATTATTTCGCCCAGCGAAATTATGGTTTGTTCCTGGCACTGATTCTGCTGCCAGCCGAATCAGCGCAGCATGGGCTCCAGTCGGCACCACCCCGGTGCCAACCCTGGAGCCCAGCCCGTGATCACACTCTACAACTTCCCCAAGTCCGGCCACGCCCATCGCATCGAGCTGATGCTGTCGTTGCTGAAGCTGCCCACCGAACTGGTACTCGTCGACCTGGCCAAAGGCGCGCACAAGCAGGCGGATTTCCTCGCCCTCAACCCGTTCGGCCAGGTACCGGTGATCGATGACAACGGCACTGTGATCGCCGATTCCAATGCCATTCTCGTCTACCTGGCCAGCACCTACGACAAGACGGGCAAATGGCTCCCCCATGACCCGGTAAATGCCGCCCGCGTACAGCGCTGGTTGTCGGTTGCCGCCGGGCCATTGGCCTTCGGCCCTGCAGCCGCTCGCCTGGTGACGGTGTTCGGTGCTTCGTTCAACACCGACGAAGTCATCGGTCGCGCGCACACCTTGCTCAAGGTGATGGACGCTGAGCTGGCCAAGTCGGCGTTCCTCGTCGGCAATGAACCGACCATCGCCGATGTCGCCAACTATTCGT carries:
- a CDS encoding UPF0149 family protein; this translates as MLPALSEKELARLEDLLITYGNDYSVLNLAELNGFFTALASSPVDVLPEQWLPTVAGGKVPKFKKPAHEEAYTALMLRYAYQVAEQLAENLEGFEPLFEESEAEEGPAIIMEEWCFGYMRGTQVAAWGELPPEQDQLLKAISLHGLEDNFELLDAMSFDELQACVPHVIEAARGLYRYQKQSRH
- a CDS encoding glutathione S-transferase family protein, producing the protein MGSSRHHPGANPGAQPVITLYNFPKSGHAHRIELMLSLLKLPTELVLVDLAKGAHKQADFLALNPFGQVPVIDDNGTVIADSNAILVYLASTYDKTGKWLPHDPVNAARVQRWLSVAAGPLAFGPAAARLVTVFGASFNTDEVIGRAHTLLKVMDAELAKSAFLVGNEPTIADVANYSYIAHAPEGNVSLEPYPNVRAWLARIEALPGFVAMPRTAIGLQTTV
- a CDS encoding acetolactate synthase large subunit; protein product: MAKAADVVVQCLENEGVEYVFGIPGEENLDLLESLRKSKIKLVLTRHEQSAGFMAATYGRLTGKTGVSLSTLGPGATNLVTASAYAYLGGMPMMMITGQKPIKKSKQGRFQIIDVCGMMDPITKYTHQFASADNIPARMREAFRLAEEEKPGAVHLELPEDIAAEQTDALPIPRSLHRRPLAEHVAIEAAVEKLQKARSPILVIGAGANRKMTAKVLKQLIDKTGIPFITTQMGKGVVDERHPRFLGNAALSSGDFVHRAIEAADLIINIGHDVIEKPPFFMVRGGTEVIHISFRSAEVDAVYFPQVEVIGDIANAVWQISEALNDTAHWDFTRLMAIREANEAQIAEGADDNRFPVYPQRLVADIRRALPSEGIVALDNGIYKIWFARNYKAHKPNTVLLDNALATMGAGLPSAMASHLVYPDRPVISVCGDGGFMMNSQELETAVRLGMHITVVILRDDGYGMIRWKQANMGFTDFGLDYGNPDFVKYAEAYGANGHRVESAEAFLPLLEHCIKTPGVHVIDCPVDYSENDRILNSELRERALAV